A stretch of the Thermus thermophilus genome encodes the following:
- a CDS encoding LCP family protein: MWRRALLFLAPALLVGVWAFPLLGPLFRHGAVPNPFALKEPFTLLVYGSSPEYVGYHKRAPERFRGLADTILLVRLDPGANRVVLLSVPRDVWVLLPGHGWHKVNAASPLGGPELMKEAVARITGVRPDRYVVVSLEALRRGVDALGGVRVCVEKPMRYRDQAAGLVIDLEPGCQVLSGAQAEGYLRFRKDALGDIGRIQRQQAFFHALKDQLFSLPGLLRLPRAVAAVEPYVATDLTRGEKGALLGFLLRRPAFVSLLLPGRFAGGWAVDEAAWARLRAVYFEGREAWGEALAGKRAVVLFGPGQEALAQEAAERLKALGLSVSLRELALVPERTEVLENGPGRLAQALGEALGVPYRVSGEAALGADLVLRLGRGGLPR; this comes from the coding sequence GTGTGGCGGCGGGCGCTCCTTTTCCTGGCCCCTGCCCTCCTCGTGGGGGTTTGGGCCTTTCCCCTTCTGGGCCCTCTCTTCCGGCATGGGGCGGTCCCTAACCCCTTCGCCCTGAAGGAGCCCTTCACCCTTTTGGTCTACGGCTCGAGCCCCGAGTACGTGGGCTACCACAAGAGGGCCCCGGAGCGCTTCCGGGGCCTCGCCGACACCATCCTCCTCGTGCGTCTGGACCCTGGGGCGAACCGGGTGGTGCTCCTCTCCGTGCCCCGGGACGTCTGGGTCCTGCTTCCCGGCCACGGCTGGCACAAGGTGAACGCCGCAAGCCCCTTGGGGGGGCCGGAGCTCATGAAGGAGGCCGTGGCCCGGATCACGGGGGTGCGCCCCGACCGCTACGTGGTGGTGAGCCTCGAGGCCCTCCGCCGGGGCGTGGACGCCTTGGGGGGGGTTCGGGTCTGCGTGGAGAAGCCCATGCGCTACCGGGACCAGGCGGCGGGGCTTGTTATAGACCTGGAGCCCGGTTGCCAGGTGCTTAGCGGCGCGCAGGCGGAGGGCTACCTCCGCTTCCGCAAGGACGCCCTGGGGGACATCGGCCGCATCCAGCGCCAGCAGGCCTTCTTCCACGCCCTGAAGGACCAGCTTTTCTCCCTGCCGGGCCTCCTCCGCCTCCCCCGGGCGGTGGCGGCGGTGGAGCCCTACGTGGCCACCGACCTCACCCGGGGGGAGAAGGGGGCCTTGCTCGGCTTCCTCCTCCGCAGGCCCGCCTTCGTGAGCCTCCTCCTTCCCGGGCGGTTCGCCGGGGGCTGGGCGGTGGACGAGGCGGCCTGGGCCCGGCTTCGGGCGGTCTACTTTGAGGGCCGGGAGGCCTGGGGAGAGGCCTTGGCGGGGAAGCGGGCCGTGGTCCTCTTCGGGCCTGGCCAGGAGGCCCTGGCCCAGGAGGCGGCGGAGCGGCTTAAGGCCTTGGGCCTCTCGGTGAGCCTGCGGGAGCTCGCCCTGGTCCCCGAGCGCACGGAGGTGCTGGAAAACGGCCCGGGCCGCCTCGCCCAGGCCTTGGGCGAGGCCCTGGGCGTTCCCTACCGCGTTTCCGGGGAGGCGGCCTTGGGGGCGGACCTCGTCTTGCGCCTGGGCAGGGGGGGGCTTCCCCGCTGA
- the modB gene encoding molybdate ABC transporter permease subunit, whose protein sequence is MDPLFWDALFLSLRVAALASGILLLAGAPLAWLLAFRRFPGKALLEAVFLLPLVLPPTVLGFYLLLFLGPEGPWARLFGVSWAFRFEGLVLASVLFSLPFALNAYREAFLALDPNLLEVARTLGVPRYRILARVVLPLVWPGLLSGTLLAFAHTLGEFGVVLMVGGSIPGKTQMVSIYLYDLVQALRFAEAAQASLVLLGLSLFLLALVRTLEGRWRSWRSTTG, encoded by the coding sequence ATGGACCCCCTCTTCTGGGACGCCCTCTTCCTCTCCCTCCGGGTGGCCGCCCTGGCCTCGGGGATCCTCCTCCTCGCGGGCGCGCCCCTCGCCTGGCTCCTCGCCTTCCGCCGCTTCCCGGGGAAGGCCTTGCTGGAAGCGGTCTTCCTCCTCCCCCTGGTCCTCCCCCCCACGGTCCTGGGGTTCTACCTCCTCCTCTTCCTGGGGCCCGAGGGACCGTGGGCGAGGCTTTTCGGCGTGTCCTGGGCCTTCCGCTTTGAGGGCCTGGTCCTCGCCAGCGTCCTCTTCAGCCTCCCCTTTGCCCTCAACGCCTACCGGGAGGCCTTCCTGGCCCTGGACCCGAACCTCCTGGAGGTGGCCCGCACCCTGGGGGTCCCCCGTTACCGGATCCTCGCCCGGGTGGTCCTCCCCCTGGTCTGGCCCGGCCTCCTCTCCGGCACCCTCCTCGCCTTCGCCCACACCCTGGGGGAGTTCGGGGTGGTCCTGATGGTGGGGGGCTCCATCCCGGGGAAGACCCAGATGGTGAGCATCTACCTCTACGACCTGGTCCAGGCGCTGCGCTTCGCCGAGGCGGCCCAGGCGAGCCTGGTCCTCCTCGGCCTAAGCCTCTTCCTCCTCGCCCTGGTGCGGACCCTGGAAGGGAGGTGGCGCTCCTGGAGGTCCACTACCGGCTGA
- a CDS encoding ABC transporter ATP-binding protein, giving the protein MALLEVHYRLNRPVRLEARFRVRGFTVLLGRSGAGKTSLLKALAGLLPAEGTPFGGLPPERRPVGYLPQDLALFPHMTAWENVAFPLKGRDRKARALALLARVGLLEEAHKRPGELSGGQRQRVALARALARKPELLLLDEPTSALDPLTKHQVLAELAALIRREGLPTLAVSHDPELAGLADWLVVLEGGRILQEGPPEEVLAAPRTASAARLLGFENLFPARVVEGGVEAEGVRLHLPLPPWARPGGRVYVGVRAAEVIVVREDRPPPPENVLEGLLESLYPQGLAYRGRFQGPLALTLLLPRHVQARLHLAPGRRIKVVLKPRYLHLMPGEAEEGF; this is encoded by the coding sequence GTGGCGCTCCTGGAGGTCCACTACCGGCTGAACCGGCCCGTTCGCCTCGAGGCCCGCTTCCGGGTGCGGGGCTTCACCGTGCTCCTAGGGCGAAGCGGGGCGGGCAAGACCAGCCTCCTCAAGGCCCTGGCGGGCCTCCTCCCCGCAGAGGGCACCCCCTTCGGCGGCCTTCCCCCGGAAAGGCGCCCCGTGGGCTACCTGCCCCAGGACCTCGCCCTCTTCCCCCACATGACCGCCTGGGAGAACGTGGCCTTCCCCCTCAAGGGCAGGGACCGCAAAGCGAGGGCCCTCGCCCTCCTCGCGCGGGTGGGCCTTTTGGAAGAGGCCCACAAGCGGCCGGGGGAGCTTTCCGGGGGGCAGCGGCAGCGGGTGGCCCTGGCCCGGGCCCTGGCGCGAAAGCCCGAACTCCTCCTCCTGGACGAGCCCACGAGCGCCCTGGACCCCCTGACCAAGCACCAGGTCCTGGCGGAGCTCGCCGCCCTCATCCGCCGGGAGGGCCTGCCCACCCTGGCGGTGAGCCACGACCCGGAGCTCGCGGGCCTGGCCGACTGGCTCGTGGTCCTCGAGGGGGGCCGGATCCTCCAGGAAGGCCCCCCGGAGGAGGTCCTCGCCGCCCCGCGCACGGCGAGCGCGGCGCGGCTTCTGGGCTTTGAGAACCTCTTCCCCGCCCGGGTGGTGGAGGGCGGGGTGGAGGCGGAAGGCGTCCGCCTCCACCTTCCCCTCCCCCCCTGGGCCCGGCCGGGAGGACGGGTCTACGTGGGGGTGCGGGCGGCCGAGGTCATCGTGGTGCGGGAGGACCGCCCCCCACCCCCGGAAAACGTCCTGGAAGGCCTACTGGAAAGCCTCTACCCCCAGGGCCTGGCCTACCGGGGGCGCTTCCAGGGCCCCCTCGCCCTCACCCTCCTCCTCCCCCGGCACGTGCAGGCCAGGCTCCACCTCGCGCCCGGGAGGCGGATCAAGGTGGTCCTGAAGCCCCGCTACCTGCACCTGATGCCGGGCGAGGCGGAGGAGGGCTTCTAG
- the hisS gene encoding histidine--tRNA ligase gives MTARAVRGTKDLFGKELRMHQRIVATARKVLEAAGALELVTPIFEETQVFEKGVGAATDIVRKEMFTFQDRGGRSLTLRPEGTAAMVRAYLEHGMKVWPQPVRLWMAGPMFRAERPQKGRYRQFHQVNYEALGSESPILDAEAVVLLYECLKELGLRRLKVKLSSVGDPEDRARYNAYLREVLSPHREALSEDSKERLELNPMRILDSKSERDQALLKELGVRPMLDFLGEEARAHLHKVERHLERLSVPYELEPALVRGLDYYVRTAFEVHHEEIGAQSALGGGGRYDGLSELLGGPRVPGVGFAFGVERVALALEAEGFGLPEEKGPDLYLIPLTEEAVEEAFYLAEALRPRLRAEYALAPRKPAKGLEEALKRGAAFAGFLGEDELRAGEVTLKRLATGEQVRLSREEAPGYLLQTLG, from the coding sequence ATGACCGCTCGGGCCGTGCGGGGCACCAAGGATCTTTTCGGCAAGGAGCTCAGGATGCACCAGCGCATCGTGGCCACCGCCCGCAAGGTCTTGGAGGCGGCGGGGGCCCTGGAGCTCGTCACCCCCATCTTTGAGGAAACCCAGGTCTTTGAGAAGGGCGTGGGGGCGGCCACGGACATCGTGCGCAAGGAGATGTTCACCTTCCAGGACCGGGGCGGGCGCTCCCTCACCCTGCGCCCCGAGGGCACGGCCGCCATGGTCCGGGCCTACCTGGAGCACGGGATGAAGGTCTGGCCCCAGCCCGTGAGGCTTTGGATGGCGGGGCCCATGTTCCGGGCAGAAAGGCCCCAAAAGGGACGGTACCGCCAGTTCCACCAGGTGAACTACGAGGCCCTGGGCTCGGAAAGCCCCATCCTGGACGCCGAGGCCGTGGTCCTCCTCTACGAGTGCCTCAAGGAGCTCGGCCTCAGGCGCCTCAAGGTCAAGCTCTCCTCCGTGGGGGACCCCGAGGACCGGGCGCGCTACAACGCCTACCTGCGGGAGGTCCTCTCCCCCCACCGGGAGGCCCTCTCCGAGGACTCCAAGGAGCGCTTGGAGCTCAACCCCATGCGCATCCTGGACTCCAAGAGCGAGAGGGACCAGGCCCTCCTCAAGGAGCTCGGGGTGAGGCCCATGCTGGACTTCCTGGGGGAGGAGGCCCGGGCCCACCTGCACAAGGTGGAGCGCCACCTGGAAAGGCTTTCCGTTCCCTACGAGCTGGAGCCCGCCTTGGTGCGGGGGCTGGACTACTACGTGCGCACCGCCTTTGAGGTGCACCACGAGGAGATCGGGGCCCAGTCCGCCCTGGGAGGCGGGGGGCGGTACGACGGGCTTTCCGAGCTCCTGGGGGGGCCCAGGGTTCCCGGGGTGGGGTTCGCCTTCGGGGTGGAGCGGGTGGCCCTGGCCCTCGAGGCCGAGGGCTTCGGCCTCCCCGAGGAGAAGGGCCCCGACCTCTACCTCATCCCCCTCACGGAGGAAGCGGTGGAGGAGGCCTTCTACCTGGCCGAGGCCCTGAGGCCCCGCCTTCGGGCCGAGTACGCCCTCGCCCCCAGGAAGCCGGCCAAGGGCCTGGAGGAAGCCCTGAAGCGGGGGGCGGCCTTCGCGGGCTTCCTGGGAGAGGACGAGCTCCGGGCGGGGGAGGTGACCCTGAAGAGGCTCGCCACCGGGGAGCAGGTGCGCTTAAGCCGGGAGGAGGCGCCGGGCTACCTCCTCCAGACCCTCGGGTGA
- the hisD gene encoding histidinol dehydrogenase: MIYAAEEVRARFARRGLSFDPTVEEIVRGILEAVREEGDEALDRFSRDLDGYPVEEVPKRAWREAYEDLDEDLRDALETARERIEAFYREEARGGFLRAEGGGVLAQLVRPLERVGVYVPGGSAPLLSTLLMTVVPAKVAGVREVIVASPPKVHPGVLAAAWVAGADRLFAMGGAQAIAALAYGTGRVPRVDKIVGPGNRYVVAAKRLVYGTVGIDGLAGPTETMIIADGSASPRLLAADLLAQAEHGPDSEPWLLSPDRALLERVEAELFRQLQDLPRAEIARQALEKGGLVLTKDLEEAFALANLYAPEHLSLALSDPLPWLEKVQNAGGVFLGEGSPEALGDYIAGPSHVMPTSGTARFQGGLAVRDFLKVIPVVGLSEGTARELAQKGALLARAEGLEGHARSLDLRR, translated from the coding sequence ATGATCTACGCCGCCGAGGAGGTGCGGGCCCGTTTCGCCCGCCGGGGCCTCTCCTTTGACCCCACGGTGGAGGAGATCGTGCGGGGCATCCTGGAGGCGGTCCGGGAGGAAGGGGACGAGGCCCTGGACCGGTTCAGCCGGGACCTGGACGGCTACCCGGTGGAGGAGGTCCCCAAGCGGGCCTGGCGGGAGGCCTACGAGGACTTGGACGAGGACCTCAGGGATGCCCTGGAGACGGCCCGGGAGCGCATAGAAGCCTTCTACCGGGAGGAGGCCCGGGGCGGCTTCCTCCGGGCCGAGGGGGGCGGGGTGCTGGCCCAGCTCGTCCGCCCCCTGGAGCGGGTGGGGGTCTACGTTCCCGGGGGAAGCGCCCCCCTCCTCTCCACCCTCCTCATGACCGTGGTCCCGGCCAAGGTGGCGGGGGTGCGGGAGGTGATCGTGGCGAGCCCCCCCAAGGTCCACCCCGGGGTCCTGGCCGCCGCCTGGGTGGCCGGGGCCGACCGCCTCTTTGCCATGGGCGGGGCCCAGGCCATCGCCGCCCTGGCCTACGGCACGGGGCGCGTCCCCCGGGTGGACAAGATCGTGGGGCCGGGGAACCGCTACGTGGTGGCGGCGAAGAGGCTCGTCTACGGCACCGTGGGCATTGACGGCCTCGCCGGCCCCACGGAGACCATGATCATCGCCGACGGCTCCGCCTCTCCCAGGCTCCTCGCCGCCGACCTTCTCGCCCAGGCGGAGCACGGCCCCGACTCCGAGCCCTGGCTCCTCTCCCCGGACCGGGCCCTGTTGGAACGGGTGGAGGCCGAGCTTTTCCGCCAGCTCCAGGACCTCCCCCGGGCGGAGATCGCCCGGCAAGCCCTGGAGAAGGGCGGGCTCGTCCTCACCAAGGACCTGGAGGAGGCCTTCGCCCTCGCCAACCTCTACGCCCCCGAACACCTCTCCCTCGCCCTCTCGGACCCCCTCCCCTGGCTGGAGAAGGTGCAGAACGCCGGGGGGGTCTTCCTGGGGGAGGGGAGCCCCGAGGCCTTGGGCGACTACATCGCCGGGCCCAGCCACGTCATGCCCACCTCGGGGACGGCCCGCTTCCAGGGGGGGTTGGCGGTGCGGGACTTCCTGAAGGTGATCCCGGTGGTGGGCCTTTCCGAGGGCACGGCCCGGGAGCTCGCCCAGAAGGGGGCGCTTTTGGCCCGGGCGGAGGGCCTCGAGGGCCACGCCCGCTCCCTGGACCTCAGGCGATGA
- a CDS encoding S8 family peptidase, translated as MKRLLFGPLLLSTALLLTACPQNPPPPVNPAECPVDPLRVQSLDAPSKLHGLGSFEGEFVPGELIVVPKPGLSLQSLRASGVEPQAQLALDVIKVKVPHGEEKVRAEALLRAGAQYVQPNYVYRPLRAPNDLYYPDQSAYLNRLVRLESAWDFSTGRGCPPLVAVLDTGVLAHEDFHASKYLPAGVNLDVADGDANPTDDSAPNNWGHGLEVASVLGADTNNSKGIAGTTWGGYVVPIKVFYRGGGATYETLFKGVRLARQLGAQVINISLGGNDYDEVLDEELARARNEGRVIVAAAGNYETGNGGPVMFPASSPNTLAVGAVDLLKRRANFSAYGPELDLMAPGVEVLAAGPSGNYRFVSGTSLASPIVAGVVALYMSKYASERKAWPSPDQVYQCLINTAEDLGPAGLDPEYGFGLLRADRVMTDTTYCFP; from the coding sequence ATGAAGCGCCTGCTCTTTGGGCCCCTTCTCCTCTCCACGGCCCTCCTCCTCACGGCCTGCCCCCAGAATCCGCCCCCGCCCGTGAACCCCGCCGAGTGCCCGGTAGATCCCCTGCGGGTGCAGAGCCTGGATGCTCCTTCTAAGCTGCACGGTTTGGGAAGCTTTGAAGGGGAGTTCGTTCCGGGGGAACTCATTGTAGTGCCCAAACCAGGTCTTTCCCTTCAGAGCTTGCGGGCCTCAGGAGTAGAGCCCCAGGCCCAGCTTGCCCTGGACGTAATCAAGGTGAAGGTTCCCCATGGGGAGGAGAAAGTCCGAGCGGAAGCCCTTTTGCGAGCAGGTGCTCAGTATGTCCAGCCCAACTACGTTTACCGGCCTTTGCGGGCTCCGAATGACCTCTATTACCCCGATCAAAGCGCCTACTTGAATCGGTTGGTGCGTTTAGAAAGCGCTTGGGACTTCAGCACAGGCAGGGGATGCCCGCCCCTTGTGGCCGTTCTAGACACGGGAGTTCTTGCCCACGAGGACTTTCATGCCAGCAAGTACCTCCCCGCCGGGGTTAACCTGGACGTGGCTGACGGAGATGCCAATCCCACGGACGACTCGGCTCCCAACAATTGGGGGCATGGTTTAGAGGTGGCCTCGGTCTTGGGGGCGGATACCAACAACTCTAAGGGAATAGCAGGGACTACCTGGGGTGGATACGTCGTTCCAATCAAGGTTTTCTACCGGGGTGGTGGAGCCACGTATGAAACCCTTTTCAAGGGGGTTCGGTTAGCCCGCCAACTGGGGGCCCAGGTCATCAACATTTCGCTGGGGGGTAACGACTATGACGAGGTTCTGGATGAGGAGCTGGCCCGGGCTCGGAACGAGGGGAGGGTTATTGTAGCTGCGGCGGGAAACTACGAGACCGGGAATGGGGGACCGGTTATGTTCCCTGCCAGCAGCCCCAACACTCTCGCTGTGGGTGCGGTAGATCTCCTTAAAAGACGGGCGAATTTTTCGGCCTATGGCCCCGAGCTTGACCTAATGGCTCCAGGGGTGGAGGTTTTGGCGGCAGGCCCTTCAGGCAACTATCGCTTTGTGAGCGGCACCTCTTTGGCTAGCCCCATCGTGGCCGGAGTGGTGGCCCTCTACATGAGCAAGTACGCCAGCGAGCGGAAGGCGTGGCCTAGCCCGGACCAGGTCTACCAGTGCCTCATCAACACCGCCGAGGACCTGGGTCCTGCCGGTTTGGACCCGGAATACGGCTTCGGCCTTCTCCGGGCCGACCGGGTGATGACGGACACCACCTACTGCTTCCCCTAA
- the modA gene encoding molybdate ABC transporter substrate-binding protein, with amino-acid sequence MGRRLVALLLLFLPGFAQKVVRVVAASDLQYALPEVARAFEGKNPGVRVELVFGSSGKLYAQLTQGLEADLFFSADKVYPELLERKGLAEPGTRRPYALGRVVLWVDRKLGLKPGPEALKDPRVTQLALANPVHAPYGRAAVTLLEHLGLLRRKDVPLPGLAKPFPLLSWEEIPWERLTGGVEAYWDAAPLRQGKPRFAFVYGENISQTAQLALAATRVGLLALSLAVHESLSGAGAYWLAPLGSHLPLEQDYLVLKGRGRPEVLAFYAYVGSPEARAVFRRYGFLLPGE; translated from the coding sequence ATGGGAAGACGCTTGGTGGCCCTTCTTCTCCTCTTCCTCCCCGGTTTCGCCCAGAAGGTGGTGCGGGTGGTGGCGGCCTCGGACCTCCAGTACGCCCTCCCCGAGGTCGCCCGGGCCTTTGAAGGGAAAAACCCCGGGGTGAGGGTGGAGCTCGTCTTCGGCTCCTCCGGCAAGCTCTACGCCCAGCTCACCCAGGGCCTCGAGGCCGACCTCTTCTTCTCCGCCGACAAGGTCTACCCCGAGCTTTTGGAGCGGAAAGGCCTCGCCGAGCCCGGCACGCGGAGGCCCTACGCCCTCGGGCGGGTGGTCCTCTGGGTGGACCGGAAGCTCGGCCTCAAGCCCGGCCCCGAGGCCCTGAAGGACCCGAGGGTGACCCAGCTCGCCCTCGCCAACCCCGTGCACGCCCCCTACGGCCGGGCCGCCGTCACCCTCCTGGAGCACCTGGGGCTTTTGCGGCGCAAGGACGTCCCCCTCCCCGGCCTGGCCAAGCCCTTCCCCCTCCTCTCCTGGGAGGAGATCCCCTGGGAAAGGCTCACGGGAGGGGTGGAGGCCTACTGGGACGCCGCGCCCTTGCGCCAAGGGAAGCCCCGCTTCGCCTTCGTCTACGGGGAGAACATCTCCCAGACGGCCCAGCTCGCCCTCGCCGCCACCCGGGTGGGCCTCCTCGCCCTCTCCCTGGCGGTCCACGAAAGCCTCTCCGGGGCGGGAGCGTACTGGCTCGCCCCCCTCGGGAGCCACCTCCCCCTGGAGCAGGACTACCTCGTCCTCAAGGGGCGCGGCCGCCCTGAGGTCCTGGCCTTTTACGCCTACGTGGGAAGCCCCGAGGCCCGGGCCGTCTTCCGGCGCTACGGCTTCCTCCTTCCCGGGGAATGA
- a CDS encoding uracil-DNA glycosylase, producing MTLELLQAQAQNCTACRLAEGRTRVVFGEGNPDAKLMIVGEGPGEEEDKTGRPFVGKAGQLLNRILEAAGISREEVYITNIVKCRPPQNRAPLPDEAKICTDKWLLKQIELIAPQIIVPLGAVAAEFFLGEKVSITKVRGKWYEWHGIKVFPMFHPAYLLRNPSRAPGSPKHLTWLDIQEVKRALDALPPKERRPVKAVSQEPLF from the coding sequence ATGACCCTGGAACTCCTTCAGGCCCAGGCGCAAAACTGCACCGCCTGCCGCCTGGCGGAGGGCCGAACCCGGGTGGTCTTCGGGGAGGGAAACCCGGACGCAAAGCTCATGATCGTGGGGGAAGGCCCCGGGGAGGAGGAGGACAAGACGGGCCGCCCCTTCGTGGGCAAGGCGGGGCAGCTGCTAAACCGCATCCTGGAGGCGGCGGGGATTTCCAGGGAGGAGGTCTACATCACCAACATCGTCAAGTGCCGCCCCCCGCAAAACCGCGCCCCCCTTCCCGACGAGGCCAAGATCTGCACGGACAAGTGGCTCCTCAAGCAGATTGAGCTCATCGCCCCCCAGATCATCGTCCCCTTGGGGGCGGTGGCCGCCGAGTTCTTCCTGGGGGAGAAGGTCTCCATCACCAAGGTGCGGGGGAAGTGGTACGAGTGGCACGGGATCAAGGTCTTCCCCATGTTCCACCCCGCCTACCTCCTCAGGAACCCGAGCCGGGCCCCGGGAAGCCCCAAGCACCTCACCTGGCTGGACATCCAAGAGGTCAAGCGGGCCCTGGACGCCCTCCCTCCCAAGGAAAGGCGCCCGGTAAAGGCGGTGAGCCAGGAGCCCCTCTTCTAA
- a CDS encoding ABC transporter substrate-binding protein, producing MRLFHELLGPLELPDRFLRIVSLAPNLTDALFALGVGERLVGRSAFCHRPAQVLSLPVVASYTKTRLELLRSLKPDLVLLSTGVQREQALRLKEEGFPVYAVPLPTSPYGILENLSTLGHLLDLEERATALAHELALRYAALKDRFALRVYFEMDLGGPITVGRGSYIAQALLHLGLRPLFLDVPQAYFTPDLEEVRRRAPDLFLYEPKPWGKNPLEKARALARERGWDFPVAATDGDELAHYGPMFFGFLEKLAHRVEETLAQA from the coding sequence ATGAGGCTCTTCCACGAGCTCTTAGGCCCCCTGGAGCTTCCCGACCGTTTTCTTCGCATCGTCTCCCTGGCCCCGAACCTCACCGACGCCCTCTTCGCCCTGGGGGTGGGGGAGAGGCTCGTGGGCCGGAGCGCCTTCTGCCACCGCCCGGCCCAGGTCCTCTCCCTTCCTGTGGTGGCCTCCTACACCAAGACCCGCCTGGAGCTCCTGAGGAGCCTAAAGCCCGACCTCGTTCTCCTCTCCACCGGGGTCCAGCGGGAGCAGGCCCTTAGGCTCAAGGAGGAGGGCTTTCCCGTCTACGCCGTGCCCCTCCCCACGAGCCCCTACGGCATTCTGGAAAACCTCTCCACCCTGGGCCACCTCCTGGACCTGGAGGAAAGGGCCACCGCCCTGGCCCACGAGCTCGCCCTCCGCTACGCCGCCCTGAAGGACCGCTTCGCCCTCCGGGTCTACTTTGAAATGGACCTGGGCGGGCCCATCACCGTGGGCCGGGGGAGCTACATCGCCCAGGCCCTCCTGCACCTGGGCCTGAGGCCCCTCTTCCTGGACGTGCCCCAGGCCTACTTCACCCCGGACCTGGAGGAGGTGAGGCGGAGGGCCCCGGACCTCTTCCTCTACGAGCCCAAGCCCTGGGGCAAAAACCCCCTGGAGAAGGCGAGGGCCCTGGCCCGGGAGAGGGGCTGGGACTTCCCCGTGGCGGCCACGGACGGGGACGAGCTCGCCCACTACGGGCCCATGTTCTTCGGCTTCCTGGAGAAGCTCGCCCACCGGGTGGAGGAAACCTTAGCCCAGGCTTAA